A DNA window from Leptospira selangorensis contains the following coding sequences:
- a CDS encoding NAD(P)/FAD-dependent oxidoreductase: MEEVQTKKLAVIGGGAAGFFGAIQTKILSEGKVSVSLYEKSPNVLSKVKISGGGRCNVTHSCFDPEELSKRYPRGEKELKRAFEIFQPKDTIRFFESRGVKLKAENDGRMFPTTDNSETIINCLLEEAKKSGVRIQTKISILGIYKNEDPNGKRFRIQTEEGEEYFDSVLVASGSSRKVWGWLENMGHSIESPVPSLFTFEISDPLLDGFQGLTVSDVEIIFKNSKLKQRGPILFTHWGLSGPAVLKLSAWAARELFDSDYKAELLVDWVPNHSRQELREIFLEKKKDSPSKKPGSRSEFDLPSRFWERVWEKSCGTEKRWSEISSKEIHQAEEILKRTVLKVSGKGVFKDEFVTCGGVRRKEVDFSKMESKICPGLYFAGEVLDIDGITGGFNFQNAWTTSYIAAKALATN, from the coding sequence ATGGAAGAAGTCCAAACTAAAAAATTAGCAGTGATCGGCGGAGGAGCCGCGGGGTTTTTCGGAGCGATCCAGACCAAAATTCTCTCTGAAGGGAAAGTCTCCGTATCTCTTTACGAAAAATCTCCAAATGTACTTTCCAAAGTTAAAATTTCGGGAGGAGGAAGATGTAATGTCACTCATTCCTGTTTTGATCCGGAAGAATTATCCAAACGTTATCCAAGAGGAGAGAAGGAACTTAAAAGGGCCTTTGAAATATTCCAACCAAAAGACACGATCCGCTTTTTCGAATCCAGAGGAGTGAAGTTAAAGGCTGAAAACGACGGTAGAATGTTCCCTACCACCGACAACTCCGAAACAATCATAAATTGTTTATTAGAAGAAGCCAAAAAATCAGGAGTAAGGATCCAAACCAAAATTTCTATATTGGGAATTTATAAAAATGAGGATCCCAACGGTAAAAGATTCAGGATACAAACTGAGGAAGGCGAAGAATACTTCGATTCAGTTCTGGTAGCAAGCGGATCTTCCCGAAAGGTTTGGGGCTGGCTGGAGAATATGGGCCATTCTATAGAATCTCCTGTCCCTTCCTTATTTACCTTTGAGATTTCAGATCCTTTATTGGATGGATTCCAAGGGCTTACAGTCTCGGATGTAGAAATTATATTCAAAAATTCTAAACTAAAACAAAGAGGTCCGATCCTGTTCACCCATTGGGGTTTGAGTGGTCCTGCAGTTTTGAAACTTTCTGCCTGGGCTGCTAGAGAATTATTCGATTCTGATTATAAAGCGGAATTACTTGTGGATTGGGTCCCGAATCATTCAAGACAAGAGTTACGAGAAATATTTTTAGAAAAGAAGAAGGACAGTCCTTCTAAAAAACCGGGGAGTCGTTCCGAATTCGATCTACCTTCCAGATTTTGGGAAAGAGTTTGGGAGAAGTCCTGCGGAACCGAAAAAAGATGGTCCGAAATTTCTTCCAAAGAAATCCACCAAGCGGAAGAGATCTTAAAAAGAACCGTGTTAAAAGTTTCTGGCAAAGGAGTTTTTAAAGATGAGTTCGTGACCTGCGGAGGAGTTCGTCGCAAGGAAGTGGACTTTTCCAAAATGGAAAGTAAGATTTGTCCGGGACTTTATTTTGCGGGAGAAGTTTTGGATATAGACGGGATCACAGGTGGGTTCAATTTTCAAAACGCTTGGACCACTTCTTATATTGCCGCTAAGGCCTTGGCGACAAATTAA